TGAATGATGGTGAAGTTGTACCCGCCGTACGCCCCGATGGCGACGCCGGCCCACGCCGGCGCGGCGAGCGCGGGCAGGAGCAGCATGGCGAGCGCCAAAGCCCGGTATCCTCTCATTCGTCCCCCCTTTTCTGGCCGAAGCCCGCGGACGGCCGAGCCTACATGTTCTTGTAGGCAGGCCCCCCGCCCCCTTCGGGCGTGGTCCACTCGATGTTCTCGTACGGATCCATGATATCGCATGTCTTGCAATGAACACAGTTCGAGAAATTGATCCGGATCCCCTTGAAGACGCCGTCCTCCTCGATCGCCTCGTACACCTCGGCGGGGCAGAAGCGGGTGCAGGGAGCGCCGTACTTCTCCATGCACTCGCGCACGCACAGCTCCGGATCGAGGATCTTGAGATGCGCCGGCTGGTCCTCGGCGTGCTCGGTGCCGGACCGATAGACGTCGGTCGGCTTATCGAAGAGATACGCGTTGTCCGGCGGCGGCGGCGATGGCGGCTCGGGGCGCGCGCCGTAGTAATCGCGCACCGACTTCATCCGGGTGTGGCCGGGGCTCGCGCCCATCCGGTGCTTGATCCCCCGCCCGCCGGTCGCCATCTGCAGCCCGGCGTGAATCATCCCCATCCAGAGGCCGTGGTCGAAACCTTGGTGGAAGTTGCGCGAGCGGCGCAGTTCCTCGCGGATCCAGCTCGACCGGATCGCGCGATCGAAGGCGGCGAGCGACTCGGCGCCCGTGTCGTTCTTGAGGAGCGCCCCCAGGATCGTCTCGGCGGCGAGCATCCCCGATTTCATCGCCGTGTGGATCCCCTTGAGGCGGATCGGGTTGAGGAACGACGCGCTGTCGCCCGCGAGGAGGGCGCCGTTCATGGAGAGGCGCGGTATCGACCAGTAGCCGCCGAGCGGCATCGTCTTGGCGCCGTACCCTTCCATCTCCCCCCCCTCCAGAATGGAACGGACGAGGGGGTGGGTCTTCCACGCCTGAAAGGCGTCGTGGGGATCGAGGTAAGGATCGTGGTAGTCGAGGCCGACGACGAGGCCGGCGCTCACGCGCCCCTCCCCCATCCCGTAGATCCAGCCGCCGCCGTAGGTGTCCTTGTTCAGAGGGAAGCCGAGTGTGTGGATCACGCGGCCGGGGGTGATGCGACCGTCGGGGACCTTCCACACCTCTTTGACGCCGGCGCCGTAAACCTGCGGGTTGCGTCCCTCGACCAGTTCGGGGCGCTCGCGGAAGAGTTTTTTGGCGAGGCTGCCGCGCGGCCCTTCGGCGAAGACGGTCACCTTGGCGCGGAAGTCCGCTCCGGGCTGGAAGTTGGGCTTTTCCTTCCCCTCCTTGTCCCGCCCCTTGTCGGCGGTGCGGACGCCCGCGACGCGACCCTCCTCGAGGATCGGCTCGGCGCCGGGAAAAGTGGGGAAGATCTCCACCCCCTCCTCTTCGGCGATCCCCGCGAGCCAGGCGTTGAAGCGGCCGAGGCTGATGACGTAGTTGCCGTGGTTGCGCATCGCCGGCGGGAGGAAGGGGGCGCGGATCTTGCCCGAGTGGGTGAGGAAGAAGAGGTCGTCCCCTTCGACCATCGCTTCGAGGGGACATCCGCGCTCCAGATAGTCGGGGAGGAGCTGTTTGAGGGCGCGCGGGTCGAGGACCGCGCCGGAGAGGCCGTGGCTGTGCGCCTCCTTCCCCTTCTCGATGACGGCGATGAAGGGCTCCTCGATCGAGGGCCCGCCCGATTCGGCGGCCGCCTCGTTCCGGGCGCGGATGAGATGGGCGAGGTGGATCGCGCCGGCGAGGGACGCCGGACCGGCGCCGACGAACAGCACGTCCACATCCAGGACTTCCCTCTCCACCGGCATGCCCGCCTCCTCCTCTCGCGGTTCCATCGAAAAGCGGCTCGTCCCTTCCGGCGGCCGCCCTCGCGACGACACACGATACCGACAGAAGGGCTTGCGGCGCAACAGAAAAGGGGACGCGGAAGCGCGCGCGGGCTTGGGGAGCCTTCTTCATTTTCAGGACCGGCGGGGGGCGCCGGACGGTATTCGCTTCCTGTTCCTTATTCCACTCCGCCCATGCGCCGTATCCAAGCCCGGAAGAAGCGATCGATGATCGTGAATGAGCCGTTCTCTCTATCGATGATATCCCTCTCCAAGAGACCCTCGGCGGCTCGCTGCGCGTTGGAGGCCGATCGGAGGCGATAGCGCCCGATGAAATCCGCGCTGAAGGGGCGGACCCCCGGAGGTTCCGTTGCGAGTCCCGTGGTGAAGCGTCTCTGATTCTGCGCGAAAGATTCCCAAAGGGCCGTGTAGGCGTAGCTCTCTCGATCGAGGAGAAGATCGAAGGCTTTGTCGATGAGGGACCGATCGACGCGGCCGCCCGGTTCGCAGAGTTCCCAAACGGCGTGGCAGAGGTGCTGCGTGTAGAAAGGATGTCCCCCGGTGAGGCCGCAGATGATCCGTATTTGCTCGGCGCCTATTCCCTTGTCCGATCGCTTGAATCGGTTCCTGACGAAAGGAATCCAATGTTCCTCGGAAATCGGGCCGAGAGGGTAATGCCCGCCTGAACGGAAGAGAGGCCGGCTTTGATCGAGAAACATACGTTGGATCATGTGCTTGCGGCTGCCGAGAAAGAAATAGGCGACATGGGTGTGTTCTTGAATGACGCTTCGCAGAGTACGCTCGACCATGTCGCCGCCGTATTCGAGGACGCGCTGGAATTCATCGAAGACGACGACCACCCTCTTTTTCCTGCGCCGCGCGATCTCTTCCGGCGCCGCGAGAACATCTCGGAGTCCGCTCGCCTTGATCGAGGATCCCCTTACGCCGAAGGAGAGCTGGGGCGCTCCCTGCGGATCGAGGGACACGGATGGAGCGAGGCCTCCGAAGAAACGCTTGGCTGTTTCCAGCAGACGGTCCGCGCTGGAAGCCAAACCGCCGGAGATGGAGCCCGCCATGGCCGCTGCGAAGGATTCCTCGCTCTCCGTCGGCCAGAGATCGACGTAGGCGCCGATATATTTTTTCGCGTCCAGGTTGTGCAACATCCGCAGGGCGAGAGAGGTCTTGCCAAAACGGCGCTCCCCGTACAGAAAGACGCGGTCGCCGTTCTCCGCCGCCCGGACCAGGTCCTCCAGCTCCCTCTTGCGGTTGCAGAAGGACTCCCGGCCGACCACCCCTCCGTATCGAAATGGATTCGCCATAATTACGCACCTCGCGTTACGCATCATGCGTAATTTCAAACAGACTGTCAAGCCCGTTCTTGTCGGGAGACGCGGGATTCGGTGACGATACCGGCGCAGATCGCGGTGTACGTATCGGGAGCTTGGGAGGTTCATCCGTTTCGTCTGCGGAGATTCCGGCGCCGAGAGCGCGCGCCGTCAGCGCCCGGAGAAGCGGAAGGCGAGGATCTTCATCGCGAGCTTGGCGGCGAGGATGTCGCAGCCGGGAGGATGGGGGGAGGGAATGAACTCCACCACGTCGGCGCCGATCCAGCGCGCCTCGGGCGCTCCGGCGAGGGCGCGGAAGATCGCCATCCCCTGCCGCCAGGTGAGGCCGTCCGGCTGCGGGGTGCCGGTGCTCGGGATCACCGAGGGATCGAAACCGTCCACGTCGAAAGTGAGATAAACCGGCCCGCGCAGGGCGCGGACGCCAGCGAGCGCCTCCTCCCAGCGGCCTTCCAGCTCATACGCGTAAAAGGTCTTCACGCCGTCGTCCGAATCGGCGATGTCGTACTCCTCCCGGGCGAGGCTCCTCACGCCGATCTGGAGGATGCGGCAACCCTTCTCGCGGAGGCGGCGCATCACCGTCCCGTGGGACCAGGTCCGGCCGTCCAGCTCGTTGATCAGGTCGGCGTGCGCGTCGATCTGCACGATCGTGAGGTCCGAAGGACCGACGCGCGCTCCGGCCGCGGCGCCGAGGGCCGCGCCGTAGGTGACCGTGTGTTCGCCGCCCAGCGAAAGAACGAACCGCCCGCCGAAGCCGGCGACGCGCTCGCGCGCGCGCTCCAGATAGTCGGTGAGCCCCTCTGCCGCCGCCGGCGCGAGAGAGGGGGCGGTGTGGATCCGCGGAGGCCCCTCCTCGAAATCGACGCGCGTCTCCTCGTCGTACAGCTCCACCTGGAAACTCGCGTCCAGCATCGCCGCGGGGCCCCCTTCGGTCCCCTTGCCGTAGGTGACGGTCCTCTCCAAGGGGAGAGGGAGAACCACCGCGTCCGCCTTCTCGAGGGGGACGGAGGGGAGTCCGAGAAAACCGTCGGCGGCGGGCGCGGAATCGAAACTCATGGTTCGACGAGCCCCTTCTCCTCCAGGAGGGCGCGTATCAGGATCGGCCAGGCGATGGTGGCGTCCGATCGCACCTCGGCGTGCATCCCCCCCTCCTCTCGGGAGAAGAACTTCCCCCAGGAGACCCCTTCCGAATAGGTGCAGCCCGAGAGGCCGCCCCAGTGGACCGGCTCCGGACAGATCCTGAGGGCGTAGCGGTAGCGCGGGACGGGGATCTCCGTTCCGAGTCGGTGGTTGATGATGTCGACGAAGGGGCCGACCTGCTGCGCCCAGTTGCGCGGCACGCCGCCGCCGATGGTGAAGATGCCGATCCTTTTCGCCTTCAGGATCCGGCGGGCGAAATCGTAGAGGTCGAGGAAGGGGTTGAACGCGGGCGGGTCGGCGAAGAAGGCGTCGGGGTCGCCGGCGCGCTCCGCCGCTCCGGAGAGGCCGAGCGCGAAGGTGGCCGTGTCGAGGCCCAGTTCGGAATCGGTGAAGGCGGGAACGTAAACCGGGACGTCCTGCCGGCATGCCCACCCCAGAACGCTCGGCATCATCTCTTCGTCCAGGAGACGGCGGCCGAGGGCGCGGGTGATCCCGTGGCTCGACACCGCCCCTTTCCACTCGAGCGACTCGAAGGTCTCCCGGGCGAAGCGCTCCACCTCGTTCAGGTTCGCCTCCATCTCGAGGGTGTCGTAAACCCGGTTGTAGCCCCAGCGGAAGAGCTGCTCGTCGGGGATCGCGGGGTCGTGTTTGTAATGCACTCCCCGAGAGGCTTCGGAGAGGCCGTGGGCCATGATCGCGCCGGTGCTCACGATCATCTGGGCGAAGCCGTGCTCGATCATGTCGCAGAGCACGAGCCCCATTTTCGCGACCGTCATCGCGCCGGAGAGAGTGACCACCACGGCGCAGTCCGGGTCGTCGACCATCGCCTTCAGAACGGCGTAGGCCTCGCCCAGCTCGCGGCCGCCGAATGCGGTCTTCGCCATCCCGTCCAGAAGGCGGGGCAATCCGCCCCCGCGGCGGACCGACAACGGCTCGAGCGGCCGGAGGCCGTCCTTCTTGCCGTCATGAAACTCCCTCGCCATCGTCGCCTCCCTTCTCGCATAAAAAGAAGCGCCGGCCGGGCGCCTCCCGGCCGGCGTTCGTCTGACCCGTCCGGGGCCGTGCGATCCGGTGTTCAGCCTTCTCCGACCGAAAGGACGGAATGCGTAGGTACGTCGTCTTCCACGGAGACGAAACGGTCGAGCATGCTCTCCCGGAAACGTCCTTCGGGAAGGAAACGTCGGATCTCCTCGACGATTGCCAGAGACTTTCGGCGTGCGTGCTCTCCGCAGACGAACACGTCCACCGCCAAGAGACCTTTGTCGGCGTAGGAGTGTACGGCCACGTGGCTCTCGTCGAGCATGACGAATGCGGTGCATCCGTCGGGGGAACCGTGACCGAACCGGTAACGAACCGAGTTGATCACGGTGCAGCCCGCCCTCTCCGAAGCCGCGACGAGGAGCTTGACCAGCCCGGCGTCATCGACACAGGTGGATCGGGGGACTCCAGCCACGTCCAGAAGAACGTGGTAACCCGGAGATACGTGTTTCGCCAATCTCTTCCCTCCACCCCGGCTTGTTTGCTTCCGGGGTCTACCTCAACCGCAAAAGTTTAATGCACGACGGGATGGACTTCCACCAAGAATCGGGGGGAGGGGTAAAAAAACGAGAACCGGGCC
This sequence is a window from Candidatus Eisenbacteria bacterium. Protein-coding genes within it:
- the speB gene encoding agmatinase, yielding MSFDSAPAADGFLGLPSVPLEKADAVVLPLPLERTVTYGKGTEGGPAAMLDASFQVELYDEETRVDFEEGPPRIHTAPSLAPAAAEGLTDYLERARERVAGFGGRFVLSLGGEHTVTYGAALGAAAGARVGPSDLTIVQIDAHADLINELDGRTWSHGTVMRRLREKGCRILQIGVRSLAREEYDIADSDDGVKTFYAYELEGRWEEALAGVRALRGPVYLTFDVDGFDPSVIPSTGTPQPDGLTWRQGMAIFRALAGAPEARWIGADVVEFIPSPHPPGCDILAAKLAMKILAFRFSGR
- a CDS encoding ATP-binding protein yields the protein MANPFRYGGVVGRESFCNRKRELEDLVRAAENGDRVFLYGERRFGKTSLALRMLHNLDAKKYIGAYVDLWPTESEESFAAAMAGSISGGLASSADRLLETAKRFFGGLAPSVSLDPQGAPQLSFGVRGSSIKASGLRDVLAAPEEIARRRKKRVVVVFDEFQRVLEYGGDMVERTLRSVIQEHTHVAYFFLGSRKHMIQRMFLDQSRPLFRSGGHYPLGPISEEHWIPFVRNRFKRSDKGIGAEQIRIICGLTGGHPFYTQHLCHAVWELCEPGGRVDRSLIDKAFDLLLDRESYAYTALWESFAQNQRRFTTGLATEPPGVRPFSADFIGRYRLRSASNAQRAAEGLLERDIIDRENGSFTIIDRFFRAWIRRMGGVE
- a CDS encoding deoxyhypusine synthase family protein, whose product is MAREFHDGKKDGLRPLEPLSVRRGGGLPRLLDGMAKTAFGGRELGEAYAVLKAMVDDPDCAVVVTLSGAMTVAKMGLVLCDMIEHGFAQMIVSTGAIMAHGLSEASRGVHYKHDPAIPDEQLFRWGYNRVYDTLEMEANLNEVERFARETFESLEWKGAVSSHGITRALGRRLLDEEMMPSVLGWACRQDVPVYVPAFTDSELGLDTATFALGLSGAAERAGDPDAFFADPPAFNPFLDLYDFARRILKAKRIGIFTIGGGVPRNWAQQVGPFVDIINHRLGTEIPVPRYRYALRICPEPVHWGGLSGCTYSEGVSWGKFFSREEGGMHAEVRSDATIAWPILIRALLEEKGLVEP
- a CDS encoding electron transfer flavoprotein-ubiquinone oxidoreductase, whose product is MPVEREVLDVDVLFVGAGPASLAGAIHLAHLIRARNEAAAESGGPSIEEPFIAVIEKGKEAHSHGLSGAVLDPRALKQLLPDYLERGCPLEAMVEGDDLFFLTHSGKIRAPFLPPAMRNHGNYVISLGRFNAWLAGIAEEEGVEIFPTFPGAEPILEEGRVAGVRTADKGRDKEGKEKPNFQPGADFRAKVTVFAEGPRGSLAKKLFRERPELVEGRNPQVYGAGVKEVWKVPDGRITPGRVIHTLGFPLNKDTYGGGWIYGMGEGRVSAGLVVGLDYHDPYLDPHDAFQAWKTHPLVRSILEGGEMEGYGAKTMPLGGYWSIPRLSMNGALLAGDSASFLNPIRLKGIHTAMKSGMLAAETILGALLKNDTGAESLAAFDRAIRSSWIREELRRSRNFHQGFDHGLWMGMIHAGLQMATGGRGIKHRMGASPGHTRMKSVRDYYGARPEPPSPPPPDNAYLFDKPTDVYRSGTEHAEDQPAHLKILDPELCVRECMEKYGAPCTRFCPAEVYEAIEEDGVFKGIRINFSNCVHCKTCDIMDPYENIEWTTPEGGGGPAYKNM
- a CDS encoding S-adenosylmethionine decarboxylase, yielding MAKHVSPGYHVLLDVAGVPRSTCVDDAGLVKLLVAASERAGCTVINSVRYRFGHGSPDGCTAFVMLDESHVAVHSYADKGLLAVDVFVCGEHARRKSLAIVEEIRRFLPEGRFRESMLDRFVSVEDDVPTHSVLSVGEG